TCTGTTCCCTTTTAAGCAGCAGGAGTATTTCAATTTCTATCATGATGCGGATCTTAGCCTCAATGAAGTTTTCCATTTTTCGGCTGCCATATTTGATGATCCAGGCAGTTTTTACCTGAACTCGGTAAATCTGGCCAACCATTTATATGAGTGCTCGTCTCATCCGAAAGTTAGGCCGGGGGAACTCTATATATCATATTTTCAGAATCTTGAACTCGACGGACAAGCGCTTGATGCCATTGGAATATTCAAGTCCGAATCGAAAGAAACCTTTCTGAAAGTATATCCTGATGGCGACAATTTTACCATTGAACATGAGGATGGTATAAATATCAACAAGCTGGATAAAGGTTGCCTGATCTTTAACAGAGAACGTGAAAACGGTTTTGTGGTGGCATCCGTCGACAACCTGAGCAAGGGTAATGACGCCCTCTACTGGATGGATGATTTCCTGAAAGTCAGGCAGCGGAATGATCAGTTTTTTCAGACCAGCCAAACGCTGACCCTTTGCAGGAATTTTGTAACTGAAAAGTTACCTGAAACTTTTGAAATTGACCGGCCGGGACAGGCGGAGCTGCTGAATAAATCTATGAAGTTCTTCAGGGAGAATGACAATTTTGTAATGGAGGAATTTGTGAGTGAGGTATTTGAACAACCTGAGGTGATACAGACATTCAATGAATACCGGCGTGATTTCGAAGTGGAAAGGGACATGAGAATCAATGATGATTTTGATATTTCCGGGCAGGCGGTCCGCAAACAGGCCAGGGTTTACAAAAGCGTTATCAAACTGGATAAGAACTTCCATATCTACATCCACGGGAACCGCAACAACATTGAGAAAGGTTATGATGAAGAACGCGGAATGGATTACTACAGGCTGTTTTTTAAGGAAGAGTCTTAGATAAATCAGACCCCGCAGGGATTTCTGTGCTAAATTTTCACAGCAGGCCAATTTCCCTACCTTTGCCGGAAATTTGTCATCATCAATCAATATGAAGCGCAACGACCCGCTGTTTATTTCGGCCCTGATCCTG
This sequence is a window from Lentimicrobium saccharophilum. Protein-coding genes within it:
- a CDS encoding nucleoid-associated protein gives rise to the protein MIISESANLHRLVIHKTGNKGKEEGIKFSKSPVQLNETIRDLLIRYFLFPFKQQEYFNFYHDADLSLNEVFHFSAAIFDDPGSFYLNSVNLANHLYECSSHPKVRPGELYISYFQNLELDGQALDAIGIFKSESKETFLKVYPDGDNFTIEHEDGININKLDKGCLIFNRERENGFVVASVDNLSKGNDALYWMDDFLKVRQRNDQFFQTSQTLTLCRNFVTEKLPETFEIDRPGQAELLNKSMKFFRENDNFVMEEFVSEVFEQPEVIQTFNEYRRDFEVERDMRINDDFDISGQAVRKQARVYKSVIKLDKNFHIYIHGNRNNIEKGYDEERGMDYYRLFFKEES